cgttggctaaaaacgcagtcaacaactaTTTTAAATAGGAGTGAATATGTGTAAATATCAATCTAGTTATAGGTAGCTATAACTTAAACATATTGTATTAATTACATGGAATTGGACTAATCTCCACTTGACTCTATATTGGGTTCTATTAGAACAACATATATTTTTCTACATACATTAAAGTTTTACAAAAATTCAGTTGAAACATGTATTCTCTTCAACTTATACCacataatgaaaaaaaaaccaaaataaacaATCCTAAATACAGAGAATAAACACATTGGAAGAGTAAATACCTCATTAAATCAATCAAAATCCAAAGTCCTTCGTTATAGAAAATCCTGCAAAACCAAGCGGGCCCCTGCTCAAATTACAATCAACAATTAATCATGAAAATTAAAAATGCAGTGGTTAGTCAACAGAGtacaaattaataaaaagaagAATAATGCAGTAGTGATTTATTATGTGGTTTGGATATAAAGACACATCAAATACAACAATATCAACAAGTGCATATGAGCCATACCACAACTAGAGGCAAAACAAACTTTcacatttcattaaaaaaaaataaacttaatatatatatatatattataggatACCTGTGAGAAATAATTGCATTAAGAAAATGGATAACACAAAAAAACACTACATTAAGAAATAGAGGAATAAATAAATTTCATATTATAAAATCAACCATAAAAACACTATATATTGGAGGCCTAACACAGTGCATAACAATAAAAACACAGtacacataacacataaaaacaTGGGCATCAACAAATGATCAACCAATAAACCCCATTAAAAAAGAAAATCACTAAAaaccttaaaaataaaaaataaataaaaaaactacttCTGTTAATTGCAGCATCTAGCTGAAACAAAAGTATATTGTTTAAAGTTAATTGCAACACCAATTTATAGCAAAAACCATATAGTGCATAATATAAGAAGAGGGTTTATATGTATGTACCCAGTGGTCCTTGGAATCCAAGGAAAAATTTCAGCAAATGCCCGAGAGTGGTCCCTAAAATTTCAGCAAATTCCAGCAAGATTCAAAACACTTAACAGAAAACACAGAGCAAAAGTAAAAGCATATATTTTTAAATCCTGATATTAACACAAAACAGAACAAGCAAGAGCACAAAACCAGAAAGTAAAACTTAAAGCAAACATAAAAGCTACAGAAAAGTAAAACAAGGATAAATCTCAAGTACCAACATGATGAGGAAGATTAAATTGTGCCAATATAACTTCTGCAGACTTTAGAGTATTATCTGCAATAGAATGAGCAAACCCAATAAAAACTCCATAAACGGCAATATCGGAGCtatgaaataaaacaaacaaaacaacacAACATTTGCCAAGATCTATAATTTTATTGCAAAGAAATCAGTGTAGAAAGGAAAAAAGAACAAACGATTTGAAAGACCCATATTTTTTGTCCGAAATCAGTCGAAACCAGTCATAATCCTCCCAAACAATTAAGGGGAATTTGAATATTTAACCTCCAATGAAatgcaaaaattaaaaaatgtgagTACAAATTATAAAATGCATATGCATATATTTATATGCAAAATAGAGAGAGCTGAAAACATTACCCAAACAAGTCCAAAATAagacatatacatacatatatgcaAGATAGAGAGGGAGTCGAGAGATCCCATCACTATcacaaaagaatatatatatatatatatataattaactgaacaatactaataataaaaaactaaatatttatatatatataaatatatgtaccgTAGATGGAGAGGAAGATCGTCAGAACAGTCTCTGATGGAGCTTGGAGGAACCGTATGTCTTCGGCGGAGCTTGGAAGAGCCACAGATGGAGCTTGGAGGATGCTCGAGAGGATGGGGTTCTCATGGTTTGGGGTTTAAGGTCTGAGAGAAGAGAGAGGGAGACTTACAAAGGAGAGAGAGGAGTTTGGGTCTGAGAGGAGAGAGTGGGGTTTGAGGTTTGGGGTCTGAGAGGagaagggtttggggtttggggtcTGAGAGGAGAAAGGCTTCGGTCTGAGAGGATAGAGAAAGGGGTTTGGGGTATATATGGGTCTGAGGGAAAAAAAAACCAGGGAAAAGAAAAAATTGGTGGGTCTTTTTATTTGGGTTCGCGCTAAATAGGGGAGACGTGGGCGGCTATGTCTGAAAGTACCTCTAGCGACGAAAATTGGAATTTCGTCGCTAGATGTGTCGTCGCTAGAACCCAATTTTCCTGTAGTGAATTATAAACAAAAGTTAAAACTTTTTTTCAGAAAAATAAGTAAAGGTTACTCTTGGGTCACAGTAAATATGTACTTACATAACTTATAAGATCTTATGTATGTTCTTCTTGacgaaaataattatttttctgTCCACTTATTATTTCTAAAAGTAATACaccaaaactatatatatatatcagattTGACTGAAAATAGTTCATACAAAATGTATTATGGAGCCATATATCCACTGTAAATACAACAAaacattaatataattagtgtttattaataattatgattattattttaattacgTCAAAATATTGATTTTTGGAAATTGACTATACAATTAAAATGACTAGAaggaaacaattttttttttaaaaaaaagatagCATGATTATAGATATATACTTGCTATGTTCCCACTACACGATTTGTATTGCCTTGAGTTTGATCAATAACAAAAAGCTTTGCAGTTCCAAAATCTGAAATTTTAGGATTCATTTCTTCATCTAACAAGATGTTACTTGCTTTGAGATCTCGGTGGATAATTCTCAAACGAGAATCTTCATGAAGGTAAAGAAGTCCTCGAGCCATGCCTCCTATTATTTTGTAACGCCTATCCCAATCCAAATTTGCACGCTTTCTTGGATCTACATATTCATAAATACAAGTACATGATTTTAACAACGATAAAACCACAAAATGAAGCATCTTACAAAACAAAAGCGAGGAATATGCAACCGTACCAAATATGAAATTATCAAGACTTGCGTTTTGAACAAACTCATAGATAAGGAGCTTTTCACTTCCTTCCAAGTTGAAACCGAGGAGTCTAACAAGATTACGATGTTGAAGCTTTGCAATTAGCATTACCTCATTTTTAAATTCGATATCACCTTGGGCTAATCCCATAGACAATCTTTTCACTGCTATATCTTGTCCATTAGAGAGCCTACCCTGAAACATATCAAAAAAGATAAAGAATCATACAAATGAATTGGACATAGAAAATTTATGTCAAATAgatgatgaataatttaatactTTCAAATTGACTTACCTTGTAAACGGCACCAAATCCACCCTCTCCAATCTTATTTCCTTCACAAAAATTATCCGTAGCAAGTTTGATAGTCTCAAAACTGTATTGCAAGGATTCTTCGCTTTCAATTTATTCCACAGGTTCGTCTGTGGGGTGAATGTCTGGAACAACCAAGCCAGAAAATTCCATTTCTAT
This genomic interval from Humulus lupulus chromosome 8, drHumLupu1.1, whole genome shotgun sequence contains the following:
- the LOC133794915 gene encoding cysteine-rich receptor-like protein kinase 10; translated protein: MKKSFETIKLATDNFCEGNKIGEGGFGAVYKGRLSNGQDIAVKRLSMGLAQGDIEFKNEVMLIAKLQHRNLVRLLGFNLEGSEKLLIYEFVQNASLDNFIFDPRKRANLDWDRRYKIIGGMARGLLYLHEDSRLRIIHRDLKASNILLDEEMNPKISDFGTAKLFVIDQTQGNTNRVVGT